Proteins from a single region of Cystobacter fuscus DSM 2262:
- a CDS encoding ATP-binding protein, whose amino-acid sequence MHFVELAVQNVRGFSPAGRFALKTGYFVLKPPTVEPSPLAGLSLALLYADGRGGDAAFSASAQKPGKGALTFVGQDTLTYRVLRELGGGGTLHRLNPTTKQPELVTQDTGEANQFLRGQAGLPPRTTFEQLFTLQAAQLPSRRPRSGGRTMSTPGMPVARSLSSPGMPAVRMGSSPGLAAAQSVLPASDIPAAEARQRELEKELVLCKEVDNLQFEVDGLNSQVFTLESKLRGTEPLKEKLREAEALWNAEPTPESMGLPADIVARAERYGRVLARRDDALARLMSEKEVADEEAARLPDVEPLVRNRNFWIAVGVGVACLIASFFVPKTVRYVALLDVPAFGFAAVLALRYVEELQDKDRVGRRGEMFAVREKKIAEEFEAEAGPVRKAMEVFDVDTPQDIPPRLQRREQLGATVAELRTQLISLEKHPDFIDAANQLPIIRQQIELLNAQIEQKGTFVRDLREVERELSRVKDSIALARNPHLAAGAVPGLETAAHATQALEDPSPQLLGLTGDLLATDIQAVMGLVRERCVQYFSALTDRRYTGVEWDRDGRTSVIGASGRRLPLGELPPREVDLFFLSLRLTLVEKVSARVKLPLIVEDAFIGVDESRLPLLGRMLKHLGTLTQVLHVTPLAGFPQLSDGTVNL is encoded by the coding sequence ATGCACTTCGTTGAGCTCGCTGTTCAAAATGTCCGGGGATTTTCCCCCGCCGGCCGTTTCGCCCTGAAGACCGGGTACTTCGTGCTCAAGCCGCCTACGGTGGAGCCGAGTCCGCTGGCCGGATTGTCGCTCGCGCTGCTCTACGCGGACGGCCGCGGCGGGGACGCGGCCTTCTCCGCCTCCGCGCAGAAACCGGGGAAGGGCGCCTTGACGTTCGTGGGGCAGGACACGCTCACCTACCGCGTGCTGCGGGAGCTGGGCGGAGGGGGCACTCTGCACCGGCTCAACCCCACCACGAAGCAGCCCGAGCTCGTGACGCAGGACACCGGCGAGGCCAATCAGTTCCTGCGCGGCCAGGCGGGGCTGCCGCCGCGTACCACCTTCGAACAGCTCTTCACCCTCCAGGCCGCGCAGCTGCCCTCGCGTCGGCCCCGCTCCGGTGGACGCACGATGTCCACCCCGGGCATGCCCGTGGCCCGGTCGCTGTCCTCTCCGGGCATGCCCGCCGTGCGGATGGGTTCCTCGCCGGGCCTCGCCGCCGCGCAGTCGGTGCTGCCCGCCTCGGACATCCCCGCCGCGGAGGCCAGGCAGCGCGAGTTGGAGAAGGAGCTCGTGCTCTGCAAGGAGGTGGACAACCTCCAGTTCGAGGTGGACGGCCTCAACTCCCAGGTCTTCACCCTGGAGTCGAAGCTGCGCGGCACCGAGCCGCTCAAGGAGAAGCTGCGCGAGGCGGAGGCACTGTGGAACGCCGAGCCCACCCCCGAGTCCATGGGCCTGCCCGCGGACATCGTCGCGCGCGCCGAGCGCTATGGCCGCGTTCTCGCCCGGCGGGACGACGCGCTCGCGCGGTTGATGTCCGAGAAGGAGGTGGCCGACGAGGAGGCCGCGCGTCTGCCCGACGTGGAGCCCCTGGTGCGCAACCGCAACTTCTGGATCGCCGTGGGCGTGGGCGTGGCGTGCCTCATCGCCAGCTTCTTCGTGCCCAAGACGGTCCGCTACGTGGCGCTGTTGGACGTGCCCGCCTTCGGCTTCGCCGCCGTGCTCGCCCTGCGCTACGTGGAGGAGTTGCAGGACAAGGATCGCGTGGGGCGCCGGGGCGAGATGTTCGCCGTGCGCGAGAAGAAGATCGCCGAGGAGTTCGAGGCCGAGGCGGGCCCCGTGCGCAAGGCCATGGAGGTGTTCGACGTGGACACCCCCCAGGACATCCCCCCGCGCCTGCAGCGCCGTGAGCAGCTCGGCGCTACCGTGGCCGAGCTGCGCACGCAGCTCATCTCCCTGGAGAAGCACCCCGACTTCATCGACGCCGCAAACCAGCTGCCCATCATCCGCCAGCAGATCGAACTGCTCAACGCGCAGATCGAGCAGAAGGGCACCTTCGTGCGCGACCTGCGCGAGGTGGAGCGCGAGCTGAGCCGGGTCAAGGACTCCATCGCGCTCGCGCGCAATCCGCACCTGGCCGCGGGCGCCGTGCCGGGCCTGGAGACGGCCGCCCACGCTACGCAGGCCCTGGAGGATCCCTCGCCCCAGTTGCTGGGGCTCACCGGGGATCTGCTCGCCACGGACATCCAGGCCGTCATGGGGCTCGTCCGGGAGCGGTGCGTGCAGTACTTCAGCGCGCTCACCGATCGCCGCTACACCGGGGTGGAGTGGGACCGGGACGGACGCACCTCCGTGATCGGCGCCTCGGGCCGGCGCCTGCCGCTGGGCGAGCTGCCTCCGCGCGAGGTGGATCTCTTCTTCCTGAGCCTCCGGCTGACGTTGGTGGAGAAGGTGTCCGCCCGCGTGAAGCTGCCGCTCATCGTCGAGGACGCCTTCATCGGCGTGGACGAGTCCCGGCTGCCGTTGCTCGGCCGGATGCTCAAGCACCTGGGCACGCTCACGCAGGTGCTCCACGTCACGCCGCTCGCGGGCTTCCCGCAGTTGTCGGACGGGACTGTCAATCTGTAG
- a CDS encoding M23 family metallopeptidase has protein sequence MWWWKHRPASPPSAEAGNTPEKAGSEDPAKAGVLAATPSSTNPDVPPLAPTAVEPVPTTPPRGAVPAVPGELSHAAIRVEGPLETAVVAAAGAAVGPALAQVVTRTLVWWVDVPGDIRRGDTLDVLYEVRSNEEPLVHAVRFTSGKTGQTHRAYRFQAASDKNARYYLPSGEELELRLVNSPLDDYEQVTSLLRDGRKHKGVDFKTPVGTPIKAPFTGIVRRKNWGFRFNGNCIDLEEVGGKRRHALFLHMDELPRSLKVGDRIAVGSVLGRSGNSGRSFAPHLHYQLEAADERILDPYENHRTYRRSLPASQRASFETEMRRQDGLLGATAMAGSGGAGN, from the coding sequence GTGTGGTGGTGGAAGCACCGGCCCGCCTCGCCGCCCTCGGCCGAGGCTGGAAACACCCCCGAGAAGGCCGGGTCCGAGGATCCCGCGAAGGCCGGGGTGCTCGCCGCCACTCCGTCTTCAACCAACCCCGACGTGCCTCCCCTGGCGCCCACCGCCGTGGAGCCGGTGCCCACCACCCCCCCCCGGGGCGCGGTGCCCGCCGTCCCCGGCGAGCTGTCACACGCCGCCATCCGCGTGGAGGGCCCGTTGGAGACGGCCGTCGTCGCGGCCGCCGGCGCCGCCGTGGGCCCCGCGCTCGCCCAGGTGGTGACGCGCACGTTGGTGTGGTGGGTGGACGTGCCGGGAGACATCCGCCGCGGGGACACCCTGGACGTGCTCTATGAGGTGCGCTCCAACGAGGAGCCCCTCGTGCACGCGGTGCGCTTCACCAGCGGCAAGACGGGCCAGACGCACCGCGCCTACCGCTTCCAGGCCGCGAGCGACAAGAACGCCCGCTACTACCTGCCGAGCGGCGAGGAGCTGGAGCTGCGCCTGGTGAATTCGCCCCTGGACGACTACGAGCAGGTGACGTCGCTCCTGCGCGACGGCCGCAAGCACAAGGGCGTGGACTTCAAGACGCCCGTGGGCACGCCCATCAAGGCGCCCTTCACCGGCATTGTCCGGCGCAAGAACTGGGGCTTCCGCTTCAACGGCAACTGCATCGACCTCGAGGAGGTGGGCGGCAAGCGCCGCCACGCCCTCTTCCTGCACATGGACGAGCTGCCGCGCTCGCTCAAGGTGGGAGACCGCATCGCGGTGGGCAGCGTGCTGGGCCGCAGCGGCAACAGCGGCCGCTCCTTCGCGCCCCACCTGCACTACCAGCTCGAGGCCGCCGACGAGCGCATCCTGGACCCCTACGAGAACCACCGCACCTACCGGCGCTCGCTCCCGGCGTCCCAGCGCGCCTCCTTCGAGACCGAGATGCGCCGGCAGGACGGGCTGCTCGGGGCCACGGCGATGGCCGGCTCGGGCGGCGCGGGCAATTGA
- the rsmI gene encoding 16S rRNA (cytidine(1402)-2'-O)-methyltransferase, with protein MSGTLYLVATPIGNLGDVSSRALETLRQVAFVACEDTRHSRVLLEHFGIAADTVSLPAFAEGQRAGRILDRLVAGEDCALVTDAGSPGISDPGEKLVAEALERGVKVVPVPGPTALVAALSASGLPTGRFHFLGFLPRKGPERQAMLEEVAPLSATIALYESPRRLAETLSDLRDALGERRAVVARELTKVHEEFARGTLGSLGERYAAEEPRGEVVVLVEGRTGEHRWSEEELLRALEAGLGRGDKLKPLSTELARRAGWSGQDVYRLGLGLKKR; from the coding sequence ATGTCGGGAACGCTCTATCTGGTGGCCACGCCCATCGGGAACCTGGGGGATGTGTCCTCGCGGGCGCTCGAGACGCTGCGGCAGGTGGCCTTCGTGGCCTGCGAGGACACGCGGCACTCGCGCGTGTTGTTGGAGCACTTCGGCATCGCCGCGGACACGGTGAGCCTGCCCGCCTTCGCCGAGGGCCAGCGCGCCGGCCGCATCCTGGATCGGCTGGTAGCCGGCGAGGACTGCGCGCTGGTGACGGACGCGGGCAGCCCCGGCATCAGCGACCCGGGCGAGAAGCTGGTGGCCGAGGCGCTCGAGCGCGGCGTGAAGGTGGTGCCCGTGCCCGGCCCCACGGCGCTGGTGGCGGCCTTGAGTGCCTCGGGCCTGCCCACCGGGCGCTTCCACTTCCTGGGCTTCCTGCCGCGCAAGGGCCCCGAGCGCCAGGCCATGCTGGAAGAGGTGGCCCCCCTGTCCGCGACCATCGCCCTCTACGAGTCGCCGCGCCGGCTGGCCGAGACGCTCTCTGACTTGCGCGACGCGCTGGGCGAGCGGCGCGCGGTGGTGGCGCGCGAGCTGACCAAGGTGCACGAGGAGTTCGCCCGCGGCACGCTCGGCTCGTTGGGCGAGCGCTACGCGGCCGAGGAGCCCCGGGGCGAGGTGGTGGTGTTGGTGGAGGGGCGCACCGGCGAGCACCGCTGGAGCGAGGAGGAGCTGCTGCGCGCGCTGGAGGCGGGGCTCGGCCGGGGCGACAAGCTCAAGCCCCTGAGCACCGAGCTGGCCCGCCGCGCCGGTTGGTCCGGTCAGGACGTGTACCGGCTCGGACTCGGGCTCAAGAAGCGCTGA
- a CDS encoding YraN family protein, whose translation MERDGTRGERKQYGDEGEETAVRFLETQGYRVRARNYACRHGELDVVAERGDTVCFVEVRMRSTAVWGDPSHTVSFAKQRRVVKAAMHYLMAHGVRDRELRFDVISVVGRGERATVEHLPGAFDAGM comes from the coding sequence ATGGAGCGGGACGGGACGAGGGGCGAGCGCAAGCAGTACGGCGACGAGGGCGAGGAGACGGCGGTGCGCTTCCTGGAGACGCAGGGCTACCGGGTGCGGGCGCGCAACTACGCGTGCCGCCACGGAGAGCTGGACGTGGTGGCCGAACGCGGGGATACCGTGTGCTTCGTGGAGGTGCGGATGCGCTCCACGGCGGTGTGGGGAGACCCTTCCCACACGGTGTCCTTCGCCAAGCAGCGCAGGGTCGTGAAGGCGGCCATGCACTACCTGATGGCGCACGGCGTGCGCGATCGGGAGCTGCGCTTCGATGTCATCTCGGTGGTGGGCCGCGGCGAGCGCGCGACGGTGGAGCACCTGCCGGGCGCCTTCGACGCCGGCATGTGA